A window of Candidatus Delongbacteria bacterium contains these coding sequences:
- the miaA gene encoding tRNA (adenosine(37)-N6)-dimethylallyltransferase MiaA: MNKLLVITGPTAVGKTGFAVNLCRKLRDDFNLRPEIISADSRQVYKFMDIGTGKDLAEYGDGDDKIPYHLIDIREPGYEYNVYEFRKDFIKVFYDITSRGGFPVLCGGTGLYIEAVLENHNLVNVPPDNDLRAELEVLSKEELIERLSSFRTLHNTSDTESTKRLIRAIEIETYMQNNNVEVEILETDHRIIGITGERINVKKNITKRLSERLENGMIEEAQKLLELGVNYEQMEYYGLEYKHLSYYLKGECNLNDMKQRLNSDIHRFSKRQMTWFRHMEKNGHNFFWINFEKSIKNKLNLAIDHLLEDGFIVK, translated from the coding sequence ATGAACAAACTTCTGGTAATTACCGGTCCTACTGCTGTTGGAAAAACTGGTTTTGCTGTTAATCTTTGCAGAAAATTACGTGATGATTTTAATCTTAGACCAGAGATAATTAGTGCCGATTCCCGTCAGGTTTATAAGTTCATGGATATTGGAACAGGAAAAGATCTGGCTGAATATGGCGATGGTGATGATAAAATTCCATATCATTTGATTGACATCAGAGAACCTGGCTATGAATATAATGTTTACGAGTTTAGAAAAGATTTTATAAAAGTATTTTATGATATTACCTCAAGAGGTGGATTTCCTGTTCTATGTGGTGGTACAGGACTTTATATAGAGGCTGTTCTGGAAAATCATAATCTAGTTAATGTGCCACCAGATAATGATTTGCGAGCAGAACTTGAAGTGCTTAGTAAAGAGGAATTGATCGAGCGATTAAGTTCATTCAGAACTTTACATAATACTTCCGATACTGAAAGTACCAAGAGACTTATTAGAGCAATTGAAATTGAAACTTATATGCAAAACAATAATGTCGAAGTGGAGATTTTAGAAACTGATCATAGAATCATTGGGATCACTGGGGAAAGAATAAATGTTAAAAAGAATATTACCAAGCGACTTTCAGAGCGTCTTGAAAATGGAATGATTGAGGAAGCACAAAAACTTTTGGAGCTTGGAGTCAACTACGAGCAGATGGAATATTATGGTCTGGAGTACAAACATCTTTCATATTATCTAAAAGGTGAATGTAATTTAAATGATATGAAGCAGAGATTAAATTCCGATATTCATAGGTTTTCAAAACGTCAGATGACATGGTTTCGACACATGGAAAAAAATGGGCATAATTTTTTCTGGATAAATTTTGAAAAATCAATAAAAAACAAGCTTAACTTAGCAATTGATCATCTTTTGGAAGATGGATTTATAGTGAAATAA